One stretch of Meleagris gallopavo isolate NT-WF06-2002-E0010 breed Aviagen turkey brand Nicholas breeding stock chromosome 14, Turkey_5.1, whole genome shotgun sequence DNA includes these proteins:
- the LOC109369882 gene encoding uncharacterized protein LOC109369882 codes for MVFLHPLLGAARFLRWRRLEHLVQTEQFWQIGECLLAKRRRKKAAQDYLGQSLPYLRSPQEPLRREAIRFIGLLGQHLTEQQQDERERIYQGEPGSRVSGQPAGGVPVPCSHLPEGRAGRPAGTRLSSSLCSLSLRPPESAARPQCSRLLAGPSDPTYPAGNEATSTTRRLGAALLQAPQRVEEVLLLPGRQLSALQSSRHLLLPAAQLCSSGTSLPRCCAAPHPALPPPSAPVPVFSLWEKGKHTGDQHCPERNRTCSAP; via the exons ATGGTCTTTCTCCACC CCCTCCTCGGTGCCGCACGGTTCCTGCGCTGGAGGCGGCTGGAGCACCTGGTGCAGACGGAGCAGTTCTGGCAGATCGGCGAGTGCCTG CTGGccaagaggaggaggaagaaggcagcGCAGGACTACCTGGGCCAGAGCCTGCCCTATCTACGGAGCCCGCAGGAGCCCCTGCGCCGGGAGGCCATCAGGTTCATCG GGCTCTTAGGGCAGCACCTgacggagcagcagcaggacgaGAGAGAGCGCATCTACCAAGGTGAGCCAGGCAGTAGGGTGTCGGGGCAGCCGGCAGGCGGCGTGCCTGTCCCCTGCTCCCACCTGCCGGAGGGGAGAGCTGGGCGCCCTGCGGGTACACGGCTGTCATCGAGCCtctgttctctttctctcaGGCCTCCAGAGAGCGCAGCGAGACCCCAATGCAGCCGTCTCCTCGCTGGCCCTTCAGACCCTACATATCCTGCAGGAAACGAGGCCACGTCCACCACGAGGAGGCTTGGGGCAGCTCTTCTCCAGGCTCCGCAGCGCGTGGAGGAGGTGCTGCTCCTCCCGGGCAGACAGCTGAGCGCCCTGCAAAGCTCCCGGCATCTCCTCCTGCCcgctgctcagctctgctcctcgGGCACATCCCTTCCCCGCTGCTGTGCCGCCCCtcaccctgcgctgccacctCCTTCAGCACCAGTGCCTGTCTTCTCTCtgtgggaaaagggaaaacacaCGGGAGATCAGCACTGCCCTGAGAGGAACAGGACCTGCAGCGCTCCCTGA
- the LOC104913111 gene encoding uncharacterized protein LOC104913111 has translation MRELPGALRDPIFQQLVELLSTSFYSWEMVAMVFLIEMLECMDLTAELHRILKLFTTYLQSQSVGMQQLVLRGILQLSKRQDTARPMIIFLPCIMEQLQDADSDVRALALPILSTLLKLLDGAKISLMALELASKLPALFNDASTTVRQLSMDLFLETLNFVEGQEKRKMQKEVCRNLALLYLHLHDEEDSVAKASQKALLGAARFLRWRRLEHLVQTEQFWQIGECLQPRRSKGSLPGLRPFKSSAATLATPPPREPLSREVPGCTDASGIPGWSRDPRANPERHGQRYRGHPAPPRPSRGPYETQAGKLSFLACVRTACTAALQDRQAHEHLCACASHVVQCIEAQSLGWKAQSLISDQKHPFQFQNRVSGLKTSFQCLKPYLRAKLNLDLESLEASEHHQPIAGREPGKQKGPCSWFLFSHNTNLKSNDAHLC, from the exons ATGAGGGAACTGCCCGGTGCTCTGCGTGACCCCATCTTCCAGCAGCTGGTtgagctgctcagcaccagcttCTACTCCTGGGAGATGGTGGCCATGGTCTTCCTCATTGAG ATGCTGGAGTGCATGGACCTCACCGCAGAGCTGCACCGCATCCTGAAACTCTTCACCACCTATCTGCAGAGCCAGAGCGTGGGCATGCAGCAGCTGGTGCTCAGGGgcatcctgcagctcagcaagaGGCAGGACACG GCAAGGCCAATGATCATCTTCCTGCCGTGCAtcatggagcagctgcaggatgcAGACAGCGACGTCCGTGCCCTGGCCCTCCCGATACTCAGCACCCTGCTGAAGCTCCTGGATGGGGCGAAGATCAGCCTCATGGCTCTGGAGCTGGCCAGCAAGCTCCCAGCGCTCTTTAATGAT gcGTCCACCACCGTGCGGCAGCTCTCCATGGACCTCTTCCTGGAAACGCTGAACTTTGTGGAGGGCcaagagaagaggaagatgcAGAAGGAGGTGTGCAGGAACCTGGCCCTGCTGTATCTGCACCTGCACGATGAGGAAGACAGCGTGGCCAAG GCCTCCCAGAAAGCCCTCCTCGGTGCCGCACGGTTCCTGCGCTGGAGGCGGCTGGAGCACCTGGTGCAGACGGAGCAGTTCTGGCAGATCGGCGAGTGCCTG CAACCTCGGCGATCAAAAGGGTCTCTTCCGGGTTTGCGCCCGTTTAAATCTTCCGCCGctaccctggcaacgcccccgCCACGTGAGCCGCTCTCGCGAGAGGTGCCGGGCTGCACCGATGCCTCGGGAATCCCTGG ATGGAGCAGAGACCCCCGAGCCAACCCCGAGAGGCATGGCCAGAGATACCGAGGGCATCCTGCACCGCCACGGCCCAGCAGGGGGCCTTACGAG ACACAGGCAGGGAAGCTGAGCTTTCTGGCCTGCGTCCGCACCGCCTGCACAGCCGCCCTCCAGGACAGGCAGGCTCACGAGCACCTGTGTGCCTGCGCATCGCACGTGGTACAGTGCATTGAG gCTCAGAGCCTTGGCTGGAAGGCCCAGAGCCTCATTTCAGATCAGAAACATCCTTTCCAGTTCCAAAACCGAGTTTCAGGGCTCAAAACCTCCTTCCAGTGTCTGAAGCCTTATCTGAGAGCAAAGCTCAATCTGGATTTGGAGAGCTTGGAGGCTTCAGAGCACCACCAGCCTATTGCTGGCAGGGAGCCTGGGAAACAGAAAGGACCATGTTCCTGG tTCCTCTTCTCCCATAACACCAACTTGAAAAGCAATGATGCCCACCTATGCTAA